From one Trifolium pratense cultivar HEN17-A07 linkage group LG1, ARS_RC_1.1, whole genome shotgun sequence genomic stretch:
- the LOC123904802 gene encoding uncharacterized protein LOC123904802 isoform X3, producing MFHYSTVVVVTDILANLVTFIAPLWIAVIFGVVVGWAWKPKWAIDPNNYDWKNTFFKIRVPWITHSDLQNQPDYSTTTTTTSSGSCENEKGLKCIVNEHDLQNLCKLVEEKDGGPAWIQMMDRSTPTMRYQAWRRDLESGPPQYRSRTVFEDASPELVRDFFWDDEYRLRWDDMIVHASTIQECEVTGTMIVQWVRKFPFFCSDREYIIGRRIWDAERAYYCVTKGVPCSSVPRHSKPKRVDLYYSSYCVRAVKSRKDDQMTACEVLLFHYEDMGIPWEVAKLGVRQGMWGAVKKFDPGLRIYKNERDSGAPLSQCANNAKINTKVSADYVRSLEDSTSNILEMQNQDSSDKLTGKSIPKLLVIGGAIALACTLDQGLVTKAVLFGIARRFGKFGRRL from the exons ATGTTCCATTACTctactgttgttgttgttacaGACATACTAGCAAACCTTGTTACATTCATAGCTCCGCTATGGATTGCTGTTATCTTCGGTGTTGTTGTTGGTTGGGCTTGGAAACCTAAATGGGCTATTGACCCCAATAACTATGATTGGAAGAATACTTTCTTCAAAATTCGGGTTCCTTGGATTACTCATTCGGACCTTCAAAATCAACCCGATTATTCTaccactactactactac CAGTTCTGGTTCTTGTGAAAATGAGAAGGGATTGAAGTGTATAGTGAATGAACATGATTTGCAAAATTTGTGTAAGTTGGTTGAGGAAAAAGATGGTGGACCTGCTTGGATTCAGATGATGGATCGTTCTACACCAACCATGAGATACCAAGCTTGGCGTAGGGACTTAGAG aGTGGACCGCCACAGTATCGTAGTAGAACGGTGTTTGAAGATGCGAGTCCTGAGTTGGTTAGGGATTTCTTTTGGGATGATGAATATCGGTTGAGATGGGATGATATGATTGTACATGCTTCAACTATTCAAGAGTGTGAGGTCACTGGAACAATGATTGTGCAGTGGGTGCGCAAG TTTCCCTTCTTTTGCAGTGATAGAGAATATATCATAGGTCGTCGAATTTGGGATGCAGAGCGAGCTTACTACTGTGTTACTAAG GGAGTACCATGTTCCTCTGTGCCAAGGCACAGCAAACCTAAACGAGTAGATCTATATTATTCAAGCTATTGTGTTCGTGCAG TTAAATCGAGAAAAGACGACCAGATGACTGCATGTGAAGTGTTATTGTTTCATTACGAAGATATGGGCATTCCTTGGGAAGTCGCTAAGCTTGGAGTTCGTCAGGGTATGTGGGGAGCCGTCAAGAAGTTCGATCCTGGACTACGTATATATAAGAACGAAAGGGATTCCGGTGCTCCACTGTCGCAATGTGCTAATAATGCCAAAATCAACACCAAAGTAAGTGCTGACTATGTGAGATCTTTGGAAGACTCAACCAGTAATATATTGGAGATGCAAAATCAGGATTCGTCTGACAAACTGACCGGGAAAAGCATACCTAAGCTTCTAGTTATTGGCGGGGCCATTGCCCTTGCCTGCACTCTTGATCAAGGGCTAGTGACTAAAGCGGTTCTATTCGGAATAGCCCGAAGGTTTGGAAAATTTGGAAGGAGGTTGTGA
- the LOC123889104 gene encoding uncharacterized protein LOC123889104, with amino-acid sequence MEEPLKDDTEDGYELDMSNAMEAIWTRFRSLDIVGKRALKNHCWKKLTMEEPLKDDTEDGYELDMSNAMEAIWTRFRSLDIVGKRALKSKVFELAYPASSSLCPPPEKIKTRGGVKNKYKGKAPKGYDVYRDPSYFEHVEREYGDSQGTSKRLCTQQSQSSQKELSQPSQKQQSQPSQKQLSQMSKKLTSQKYLGQFPDHICIHILLTLLMCLKMEIVVLELLHLYLVTQRKVGPSSAGS; translated from the exons ATGGAAGAACCATTGAAGGATGACACAGAGGATGGATATGAGTTGGACATGAGTAATGCAATGGAGGCAATATGGACTCGATTTCGGTCACTTGATATTGTTGGTAAAAGAGCGTTGAAGAACCATTGTTGGAAGAAATTAACTATGGAAGAACCATTGAAGGATGACACAGAGGATGGATATGAGTTGGACATGAGTAATGCAATGGAGGCAATATGGACTCGATTTCGGTCACTTGATATTGTTGGTAAAAGAGCGTTGAAGAGTAAAGTGTTTGAACTTGCTTATCCAGCCTCAAGTTCATTGTGTCCACcacctgaaaaaataaaaaccagagGAGGAGTGAAGAACAAATATAAAGGCAAAGCACCAAAAGGTTATGATGTGTATCGTGATCCATCATACTTTGAACACGTTGAAAGAGAATATGGTGATTCACAAG GTACATCGAAGAGGTTGTGTACACAACAATCACAGTCATCTCAGAAGGAACTATCTCAACCCTCTCAGAAGCAACAATCTCAACCATCTCAGAAACAACTATCTCAGATGTCTAAAAAACTGACATCTCAGAAATATTTGGGGCAATTTCCTGATCATATATGCATCCACATATTGTTGACATTGCTGATGTGCTTGAAGATGGAAATTGTGGTTTTAGAGTTGTTGCATCTTTACTTGGTTACACAGAGGAAGGTTGGTCCATCGTCCGCCGGGAGTTAG
- the LOC123889112 gene encoding uncharacterized protein LOC123889112, protein MAYLGDTSQMLVDTTDVFTTHQKFATPDDVVKWARDVGDANKVGIIITRSDKKNEIRGRNDKLILGCDKGGKYDSSERWKVQVIHGVHNHELPDQYHGHPRKARLTADENKRVQDLTKRKVAPRNIVLDLKDQNPESVVDATLVYRKRHMMQIQERGSRTELQHLLQLLDDAKYVSWNRRKDDGSDVLSDIFWAHPDSIKLLNLFPIVLLA, encoded by the exons ATGGCTTATCTCGGCGATACAAGTCAAATGTTGGTAGATACTACGGATGTTTTTACAACTCATCAAAAATTTGCTACCCCAGATGATGTTGTCAAATGGGCTCGagatgttggagatgccaatAAAGTCGGTATTATCATTACTCGGTCGGATAAAAAGAACGAAATAAGAGGAAGAAATGACAAGTTGATTTTGGGTTGTGACAAAGGTGGAAAGTATGACTCTTCAGAAA GATGGAAAGTTCAGGTTATTCATGGAGTTCACAACCACGAGCTACCTGACCAATATCATGGTCATCCTCGCAAGGCACGTTTAACTGCTGATGAAAACAAACGTGTTCAAGATTTGACAAAGCGTAAAGTAGCACCAAGAAACATTGTTTTAGATTTGAAAGATCAAAATCCAGAGTCTGTTGTTGATGCCACACTTGTATATAGGAAAAGACACATGATGCAAATACAGGAAAGAGGCTCCAGAACAGAGTTGCAACACTTGCTACAGTTGTTAGATGATGCAAAATATGTCAGCTGGAATAGAAGAAAAGATGATGGCTCCGATGTTTTGAGTGATATTTTTTGGGCGCATCCAGATTCAATCAAGTTGTTGAACTTGTTTCCCATTGTTTTACTGGCATAA
- the LOC123904802 gene encoding uncharacterized protein LOC123904802 isoform X1: MFHYSTVVVVTDILANLVTFIAPLWIAVIFGVVVGWAWKPKWAIDPNNYDWKNTFFKIRVPWITHSDLQNQPDYSTTTTTTTTSSGSCENEKGLKCIVNEHDLQNLCKLVEEKDGGPAWIQMMDRSTPTMRYQAWRRDLESGPPQYRSRTVFEDASPELVRDFFWDDEYRLRWDDMIVHASTIQECEVTGTMIVQWVRKFPFFCSDREYIIGRRIWDAERAYYCVTKGVPCSSVPRHSKPKRVDLYYSSYCVRAVKSRKDDQMTACEVLLFHYEDMGIPWEVAKLGVRQGMWGAVKKFDPGLRIYKNERDSGAPLSQCANNAKINTKVSADYVRSLEDSTSNILEMQNQDSSDKLTGKSIPKLLVIGGAIALACTLDQGLVTKAVLFGIARRFGKFGRRL, from the exons ATGTTCCATTACTctactgttgttgttgttacaGACATACTAGCAAACCTTGTTACATTCATAGCTCCGCTATGGATTGCTGTTATCTTCGGTGTTGTTGTTGGTTGGGCTTGGAAACCTAAATGGGCTATTGACCCCAATAACTATGATTGGAAGAATACTTTCTTCAAAATTCGGGTTCCTTGGATTACTCATTCGGACCTTCAAAATCAACCCGATTATTCTaccactactactactactactaccag TTCTGGTTCTTGTGAAAATGAGAAGGGATTGAAGTGTATAGTGAATGAACATGATTTGCAAAATTTGTGTAAGTTGGTTGAGGAAAAAGATGGTGGACCTGCTTGGATTCAGATGATGGATCGTTCTACACCAACCATGAGATACCAAGCTTGGCGTAGGGACTTAGAG aGTGGACCGCCACAGTATCGTAGTAGAACGGTGTTTGAAGATGCGAGTCCTGAGTTGGTTAGGGATTTCTTTTGGGATGATGAATATCGGTTGAGATGGGATGATATGATTGTACATGCTTCAACTATTCAAGAGTGTGAGGTCACTGGAACAATGATTGTGCAGTGGGTGCGCAAG TTTCCCTTCTTTTGCAGTGATAGAGAATATATCATAGGTCGTCGAATTTGGGATGCAGAGCGAGCTTACTACTGTGTTACTAAG GGAGTACCATGTTCCTCTGTGCCAAGGCACAGCAAACCTAAACGAGTAGATCTATATTATTCAAGCTATTGTGTTCGTGCAG TTAAATCGAGAAAAGACGACCAGATGACTGCATGTGAAGTGTTATTGTTTCATTACGAAGATATGGGCATTCCTTGGGAAGTCGCTAAGCTTGGAGTTCGTCAGGGTATGTGGGGAGCCGTCAAGAAGTTCGATCCTGGACTACGTATATATAAGAACGAAAGGGATTCCGGTGCTCCACTGTCGCAATGTGCTAATAATGCCAAAATCAACACCAAAGTAAGTGCTGACTATGTGAGATCTTTGGAAGACTCAACCAGTAATATATTGGAGATGCAAAATCAGGATTCGTCTGACAAACTGACCGGGAAAAGCATACCTAAGCTTCTAGTTATTGGCGGGGCCATTGCCCTTGCCTGCACTCTTGATCAAGGGCTAGTGACTAAAGCGGTTCTATTCGGAATAGCCCGAAGGTTTGGAAAATTTGGAAGGAGGTTGTGA
- the LOC123902506 gene encoding glucan endo-1,3-beta-glucosidase 11, which translates to MDHSTFLHRRCRCSFIIIVTIFISGLATKTESIGINYGQIANNLPSPEEVVSLIKCIGATKVKLYDADPKVLKAFANTGIEFMVGLGNEYLSKMKDPNKAQTWIKTNLQPYLPSTKITSIFVGNEVLTFNDTSLTSSLLPAMQSIHTALITLGLNKQITVTTTHSLAVLQTSYPPSSGTFRPDLAPCLTPILSFQAKTGSPFLINAYPYFAYKDNPKQISLDYVLFQPNQGMVDPATNLHYDNMLFAQIDAVYSALGALGYGKMPVHISETGWPSKGDEDEVGATVENARKYNGNVMKLSSKKGTPLRPEVDLNIYVFALFNENMKPGPTSERNYGLFKPDGNPAYNLGFSLSSSSSSSSSSSSSNSSNSSNDGGNHGSGSGAPPHPPTSSSSGYLAISSATSLERYHLLGLYLSLLLPLLMILKF; encoded by the exons ATGGATCACTCTACATTCTTGCACCGTCGTTGCCGCTGCAGCTTCATTATCATCGTTACCATTTTCATCTCAG GACTTGCAACAAAAACCGAATCAATCGGAATAAACTACGGACAAATAGCAAACAACTTACCATCGCCGGAAGAAGTAGTATCACTGATAAAATGCATCGGAGCTACGAAAGTGAAACTCTACGACGCAGATCCAAAAGTTCTAAAAGCATTCGCAAACACCGGAATCGAATTCATGGTAGGATTAGGAAATGAATATCTTTCCAAAATGAAAGATCCAAACAAAGCTCAAACATGGATCAAAACCAATCTACAACCCTATCTTCCATCAACAAAAATCACTTCCATTTTCGTCGGAAACGAAGTTCTAACATTCAACGATACTTCACTCACATCAAGTCTTCTCCCTGCAATGCAAAGCATACACACTGCACTCATCACTCTCGGACTCAACAAACAGATAACCGTTACAACAACTCATTCATTAGCAGTTCTTCAAACTTCTTATCCACCTTCTTCTGGAACTTTCCGTCCAGACCTAGCTCCATGCCTAACTCCGATCCTAAGCTTCCAAGCCAAAACTGGATCTCCTTTCTTAATCAATGCTTATCcttattttgcttataaagatAATCCGAAGCAAATTTCATTGGATTATGTACTTTTTCAACCAAATCAAGGAATGGTAGATCCTGCAACAAATCTACATTATGATAACATGCTTTTCGCGCAGATTGACGCGGTTTATTCGGCGTTAGGAGCATTAGGTTACGGAAAAATGCCAGTGCATATTTCCGAAACCGGTTGGCCTTCGAAAGGAGATGAAGATGAAGTTGGTGCGACGGTTGAGAATGCTAGAAAGTATAATGGAAATGTGATGAAATTGAGTAGTAAGAAAGGAACACCGTTGAGACCTGAAGTTGATTTGAATATttacgtttttgcccttttcAATGAGAATATGAAACCTGGACCAACTTCTGAGAGGAATTATGGATTGTTTAAGCCTGATGGTAATCCTGCTTATAATCTTGGATTTTCTTTgtcttcttcttcgtcttcatcTTCGTCGTCTTCCTCTTCTAATTCGAGTAATTCTTCGAATGATGGTGGGAATCATGGTTCTGGATCTGGTGCTCCGCCTCATCCTCcgacttcttcttcttctggttATTTGGCCATTTCCTCTGCTACTTCACTG GAGAGATACCATTTGCTTGGACTTTATTTATCCTTACTACTGCCATTGTTGATGATTCTGAAGTTCTGA
- the LOC123904802 gene encoding uncharacterized protein LOC123904802 isoform X2, with protein MFHYSTVVVVTDILANLVTFIAPLWIAVIFGVVVGWAWKPKWAIDPNNYDWKNTFFKIRVPWITHSDLQNQPDYSTTTTTTTSSGSCENEKGLKCIVNEHDLQNLCKLVEEKDGGPAWIQMMDRSTPTMRYQAWRRDLESGPPQYRSRTVFEDASPELVRDFFWDDEYRLRWDDMIVHASTIQECEVTGTMIVQWVRKFPFFCSDREYIIGRRIWDAERAYYCVTKGVPCSSVPRHSKPKRVDLYYSSYCVRAVKSRKDDQMTACEVLLFHYEDMGIPWEVAKLGVRQGMWGAVKKFDPGLRIYKNERDSGAPLSQCANNAKINTKVSADYVRSLEDSTSNILEMQNQDSSDKLTGKSIPKLLVIGGAIALACTLDQGLVTKAVLFGIARRFGKFGRRL; from the exons ATGTTCCATTACTctactgttgttgttgttacaGACATACTAGCAAACCTTGTTACATTCATAGCTCCGCTATGGATTGCTGTTATCTTCGGTGTTGTTGTTGGTTGGGCTTGGAAACCTAAATGGGCTATTGACCCCAATAACTATGATTGGAAGAATACTTTCTTCAAAATTCGGGTTCCTTGGATTACTCATTCGGACCTTCAAAATCAACCCGATTATTCTaccactactactactactac CAGTTCTGGTTCTTGTGAAAATGAGAAGGGATTGAAGTGTATAGTGAATGAACATGATTTGCAAAATTTGTGTAAGTTGGTTGAGGAAAAAGATGGTGGACCTGCTTGGATTCAGATGATGGATCGTTCTACACCAACCATGAGATACCAAGCTTGGCGTAGGGACTTAGAG aGTGGACCGCCACAGTATCGTAGTAGAACGGTGTTTGAAGATGCGAGTCCTGAGTTGGTTAGGGATTTCTTTTGGGATGATGAATATCGGTTGAGATGGGATGATATGATTGTACATGCTTCAACTATTCAAGAGTGTGAGGTCACTGGAACAATGATTGTGCAGTGGGTGCGCAAG TTTCCCTTCTTTTGCAGTGATAGAGAATATATCATAGGTCGTCGAATTTGGGATGCAGAGCGAGCTTACTACTGTGTTACTAAG GGAGTACCATGTTCCTCTGTGCCAAGGCACAGCAAACCTAAACGAGTAGATCTATATTATTCAAGCTATTGTGTTCGTGCAG TTAAATCGAGAAAAGACGACCAGATGACTGCATGTGAAGTGTTATTGTTTCATTACGAAGATATGGGCATTCCTTGGGAAGTCGCTAAGCTTGGAGTTCGTCAGGGTATGTGGGGAGCCGTCAAGAAGTTCGATCCTGGACTACGTATATATAAGAACGAAAGGGATTCCGGTGCTCCACTGTCGCAATGTGCTAATAATGCCAAAATCAACACCAAAGTAAGTGCTGACTATGTGAGATCTTTGGAAGACTCAACCAGTAATATATTGGAGATGCAAAATCAGGATTCGTCTGACAAACTGACCGGGAAAAGCATACCTAAGCTTCTAGTTATTGGCGGGGCCATTGCCCTTGCCTGCACTCTTGATCAAGGGCTAGTGACTAAAGCGGTTCTATTCGGAATAGCCCGAAGGTTTGGAAAATTTGGAAGGAGGTTGTGA
- the LOC123889095 gene encoding protein MAIN-LIKE 1-like, which translates to MSFGEMTITLDDVACLLHLPVRGQFYTPVSVSHEQAAELAAELLGEEYDFALRETVLQRDGYFSQQWLYESYMRNVNFYGKHDCAARAWMLMLVGCTILADKSYTRVDAKWLLLFSDLCAVHTFSWASIALVCLYDNLNDASMFSTRALAGYATLLQCWIHEYFPTLGRRAASGLNCDDPGFPRAMRWMYKQGKTKLPEYRSILDALTPDDVIWRPFETHRGSIPFDLITLYSGHLRGSTVVPYLPERCIRQFGFVQYIPPPPPLATK; encoded by the exons ATGTCGTTCGGCGAGATGACTATTACTTTGGACGATGTGGCATGTCTTCTGCATCTACCTGTTAGGGGTCAGTTTTATACTCCTGTATCAGTTTCTCATGAACAAGCTGCGGAACTTGCAGCTGAGTTGTTAGGAGAGGAGTATGACTTTGCATTGCGAGAGACTGTATTGCAGAGGGATGGTTATTTTTCACAGCAGTGGCTATATGAGAGTTATATGAGGAATGTCAATTTCTACGGGAAACATGACTGCGCAGCTAGGGCATGGATGTTGATGTTGGTGGGATGTACCATTCTGGCCGATAAGAGTTATACACGTGTGGATGCCAAATGGCTACTTCTGTTTAGTGATTTGTGTGCAGTCCATACATTTTCGTGGGCCAGTATTGCATTGGTTTGTTTATACGATAACTTGAACGATGCATCCATGTTTTCTACGAGGGCCCTTGCAGGGTATGCGACACTTCTTCAG tGTTGGATTCACGAGTATTTTCCTACCCTTGGTAGAAGGGCTGCGTCGGGACTTAATTGTGATGATCCTGGCTTTCCTCGAGCTATGCGGTGGATGTATAAGCAAGGGAAGACCAAGCTCCCCGAGTATCGGTCTATATTGGATGCACTGACCCCTGATGACGTGATATGGCGTCCGTTTGAGACTCACAGAGGTAGCATTCCTTTTGATCTGATTACTCTGTATAGTGGTCATCTGCGTGGATCCACGGTAGTTCCTTACTTGCCCGAGAGGTGTATTAGGCAGTTTGGATTTGTACAGTatataccaccaccaccacctctagCTACCAAGTAA
- the LOC123909948 gene encoding granule-bound starch synthase 1, chloroplastic/amyloplastic-like: MATVTGYFACLNYQGRLTESKPKITTCFNNNSNKQVFTYVGLRSLNKLHVQTVRATPSSSITTSDKSESDKFTEKILGCGGMNLVFIGAEVGPWSKTGGLGDVLGGLPPVLAGNGHRVMTVSPRYDQYKDAWDTNVVVEIKVGDRIETVRFFHCYKRGVDRVFVDHPLFLEKVWGKTGSKLYGPKTGIDYRDNQLRFSLLCQAALEAPRVLSLNSSKYFSGPYGEDIVFIANDWHTALLPCYLKSIYKSRGIYKNAKVAFCIHNIAYQGRHAFADFDLLNLPDEFRSSFDFIDGYTKPVKGRKINWMKAGILESDRVFTVSPHYAEELVSGEDRGVELDNIIRSTGITGIVNGMDNREWSPQTDRYIDVHYDATTVTEAKSLLKEALQAEVGLPVDRSIPLIGFIGRLEEQKGSDILVEAIVKFIDEDVQIIVLGTGKKIMEKQIEELEVTYPGKAIGVAKFNGPLAHKIIAGADFIVIPSRFEPCGLVQLHAMPYGTVPIVSSTGGLVDTVKEGYTGFHAGAFNVECETVDPDDVDKLATTVKRAIKTYGTQAMKEIIQNCMAQDFSWKGPAKLWEKALLSLEVAGNEPGIDGEEIAPLAKENVATP; the protein is encoded by the exons ATGGCAACTGTGACGGGATATTTTGCGTGCCTCAATTATCAGGGAAGATTAACAGAGTCTAAGCCTAAGATAACTACTTGTttcaataataatagtaataaacaAGTGTTTACTTATGTTGGTTTGAGATCCCTCAACAAGCTGCACGTGCAAACAGTACGTGCTACTCCATCTTCTTCGATAACAACGAGTGATAAGAGTGAGAGTGATAAGTTTACTGAGAAAATATTAGGGTGTGGTGGAATGAATTTGGTGTTTATTGGAGCTGAAGTTGGACCTTGGAGTAAAACTGGTGGACTTGGTGATGTTCTTGGTGGTCTTCCACCTGTTTTAGCA ggAAATGGGCACCGTGTTATGACTGTGTCACCGCGTTATGACCAATACAAGGATGCATGGGATACTAATGTGGTGGTTgag ATCAAAGTTGGAGATAGAATTGAAACTGTGCGTTTCTTTCACTGTTACAAAAGAGGAGTTGATCGTGTTTTTGTGGATCACCCACTTTTTCTTGAAAAG GTGTGGGGGAAGACCGGATCAAAACTCTATGGTCCTAAAACTGGAATTGATTATAGAGATAATCAACTTAGATTCAGCTTATTGTGCCAG GCTGCACTTGAGGCACCGCGGGTTTTGAGCTTAAATAGCAGCAAATATTTCTCCGGACCATATG GCGAAGATATAGTCTTCATTGCCAATGATTGGCACACTGCTCTTCTTCCATGCTACTTGAAATCGATATACAAGTCTAGGGGGATTTACAAAAATGCGAAG GTAGCGTTTTGTATTCATAACATAGCCTACCAGGGAAGACATGCCTTTGCAGACTTCGATCTTCTCAATTTACCTGATGAATTCCGAAGCTCTTTCGACTTTATTGATGG gtaCACTAAGCCCGTGAAGGGAAGGAAAATCAATTGGATGAAGGCCGGAATATTAGAATCCGACCGAGTGTTCACTGTAAGTCCACATTATGCCGAGGAACTTGTTTCTGGAGAAGACAGAGGTGTGGAATTGGACAATATCATTCGCTCAACTGGTATCACTGGTATTGTGAATGGCATGGATAATCGAGAGTGGAGTCCACAAACTGATAGATACATCGATGTACACTACGATGCAACAACT GTCACCGAAGCAAAATCTCTGTTGAAAGAAGCTCTTCAAGCAGAGGTTGGGTTGCCTGTTGACAGAAGTATCCCTTTGATAGGATTCATCGGAAGACTAGAAGAGCAGAAAGGTTCAGATATTCTTGTTGAAGCTATTGTGAAGTTCATTGACGAAGATGTTCAGATAATAGTTCTT GGAACTGGCAAAAAGATCATGGAGAAGCAAATTGAGGAGCTCGAGGTAACGTATCCTGGCAAGGCAATCGGGGTAGCAAAATTCAACGGCCCCTTGGCTCACAAAATAATTGCTGGAGCTGACTTTATAGTGATCCCAAGTAGATTTGAGCCTTGTGGTCTAGTTCAGTTGCATGCCATGCCATATGGAACG GTTCCCATAGTTTCCTCAACCGGTGGACTTGTTGACACTGTGAAAGAAGGTTATACAGGATTCCACGCCGGAGCATTCAACGTAGAG TGTGAAACTGTTGATCCAGATGATGTAGATAAGTTAGCAACAACAGTGAAGAGAGCCATTAAAACCTATGGTACACAAGCCATGAAAGAGATTATCCAGAACTGCATGGCCCAAGACTTTTCGTGGAAG GGACCGGCCAAACTTTGGGAGAAGGCGCTATTGAGCCTCGAGGTCGCAGGCAACGAACCTGGAATAGATGGCGAGGAGATTGCTCCACTTGCTAAGGAAAATGTGGCTACTCCTTGA